In Pyrus communis chromosome 11, drPyrComm1.1, whole genome shotgun sequence, the sequence GAAAGAATACTGCCTCCAAATACCAACGTCAGTTAAAATACAGACTTGAAATTTGTAACAACATTCGCAAAGATGACCTAACAATGTGTGTAATTAAAAATAACTTTAAGAAATATCATTATGTATTACTACAGCTAATTGTTATCATCTGGTAGAACAGAAGCTCTACAAGAGTCTGTTTCTATAACCATCTCAAAGGATTTCCACAGAGGCACACCCCTCTGGTTTCCATCTATTTATTATCAACTGTTCACCTAGAATTTCAATCCACTGAATACTTTCCCTTAGTGATTTCGTGTTCGCAAAGTCAGCCACTTCTCATCACACTACTGTGAACTTTAATATTTCACTAATAGAGTGAATAAAAGAAGGAATATTATACAGAAAGATCTTACATTTGTCACCAATACAGTCCTTGACTCAATCTCAGTGTTGTTCTCCGAATCCTTTAGTATATCTGTAAATGCATGCATTAGAACACATCCACCCAAAACCACCTTCCCCCACCCTCTACATTTGTGCACAGACATTTGTTTCTAGTTCAATTTCTAGTTCAAAATTCAAAGCATTTATAAGTTGAAACAAATTTCATACTTCAGAAAATTGGTCCAAGTTATCTAGAGGCTTTACCAGATTTTGACAAACGATTGACTTTCACCACCTGCTTTGATTGAAGCTTTGACATTTCCATTTCAATTTGATGCAATCTTTCTTTTACTTCAAGCACTTCCTAGGAGAAAATCAGTCAAGGAGGGAAAACTAAGTTGATTCTTAAAATTACCAGACTTGAGGTTAAAGTCAATCTTAAAGGACATACTGATGCCAGTTTCTGAGTAGTCCTCGAACCATTTTTGGTCAACTTTGACTTCTTGAAATCCTGTGAGATATCTTTGTACTGAGGATCTATGTTTCTCTCATGCACCAAAGAAGCTGAACCAGTGCCAAGGCCTGCCCTGATTTCACCAAAGAGCCTCTTACGTCCAATATTGTTTGCACTATGAGGTTCACCCATTGCACTACCACCATGGTCCAGTTTCCTAGTCTCAACAGGGTGCCTATAAGACCTCGTCCCAAGAGCAGGAACTTCAGGATTACTCTTCAGAGGCATTAATGGGGGCTGGTTATGGACTCCTCCATCTTGTGTCTTACGGCCAACACCATAGAAATTAACATTCTTGTGCCCTACAAATATGTCCTCACATGGCTTGCCCAATCTATCCCAAACACTACCCCGAGGTTTTTTACTATGCACAAACCCTGTACCTATTAATCTTGGTGACAGACTGCTTTCTAATGGGTTACTGCCACAGATCTCTTTAGGACAAGGACGTCCTGCAGGAAGAAAGCATAAAAAGAGTCCTCATTATTGACCCATGAGCAAACTAAATTTGTACGTCTGTAGAAAGGCAGCTAAAACAAATCAGTTTCACACAATCACATACAGGCACGtaattatatatttacatttaCAATTTTCTCAAACATGCATTGAGGTAATCGAACATGGTACCTGATATGACATATTGCGTAACCTTAGACTCTGCCTCTCTTTTCGGCAAATGTAAGAGCTCCTTAGGCAACTCACTtgattcatgcttgagaatctGCTCTACAATAAGATAATTCTGAacttacaaaaagaaaaatgtgtttaaaaatCACTGTCAGCTGTATTAAACTGTTCAATAGGCCAACCtggttaattttatttatacacCGAGTTCTTCTAACTAGCTCACAATTGGTATTATCAGTTGCAATAGGTCCTTTTAGAATTTCATTTCTGCATGCCCGTGACAATGTTTTCTTGGTATTCACCTCACTGAAAGGGACAGATTGAAAACCTTTGGCAAGTTTCACATCTTCACAAGAAACAGGATCACATGTTGACATATGGTAGGACTTGTCATCTTTCATCTGCCATGGTAAAGTTATATTACAAACTCCTCCTAACGCTCTATTATACATAAAGAAATAAATTCGGATAACTCATATTACCAAAAGTTCATCGGCATGTCTAGTAGAATGATTCTGGAATTCTGCACATCTGTCGGTGCTTGCACCCTTGCATCTCTTACTCTCTTGGTAACTAACAGTAGCAACTTCATCTGCATTCAATAAGCCGGTGTCTGCAGAAGATTGACCAGCATATTCCAACATAAGATTCCATAACCTACATTGGCAGAGCAAAGGGATTAGCATCGACTATTCAAATCTGAGTCAGCATGTAAAGAAGAAAATTGTAGCTAATCAAGAGAGTTTGATAGTCAGGGTACCAGGATACAAAATCTACAGTCACGTCGCCAAGAAATGCTTCTAAATCCTCTTTTGCCTGATATTGATGCTTTCCATTACAAACCAGCACTGTTATATATTCCTAAAGTAATGAACATATTACTCTCAGTAAAATTTGGAGTAAATTTAACCATGAAGCAGTGAAAACTTGTTAATGAGAACAGGGCAAATCACGCATGTGCGTTCAATGTAAAATTTCAAACACAAGATTGacaataaaaagaaacaaaaaaagaagttaaaagCAACTTGTCAACAATTAATGAAATTGACGAATCTTTCTTCTACTTTTCGTACATCAATTCGCAATATAAGACCACTCATTTCTTGTTGTCCACTCAAATGCTTTTGATTATAGAAGATGTTAAGTAAGCTCTAGCCTCTTGCTCTATCTGATATTACACATTGATAACGTCTATAGAGACGCGCATGCAACTCTGAGactatatgttaaaaaattgtGCATTAATTAGCAAGCAAACAACGAAATCATCGCGAAATGTAGCATGGATTGTTAATTTCATTGCcaacattttctcagcaaccaaacatacAGTTATTATTATGTTGATTAGGCAGCATATGAAACTTTCACTCTCATTCCACCGAAAGCAAAAGCATCACGAAACATAGCGTAAGCGTTAATTTCTCTGCCTACATTTTCTCAGCATCCAAACAACTAGTTACGAAAGAGAATCGCTAGTacattttcccaaaaaaatcaATTCCTATCGTTAATTAGACTCGAAAAATGGAAataaacaaaggaaaatcagAAATCGCAGGAACTGGAAGGGATGAGAAAAATTACAGCGAGGACGTCGTCTGTGTACTCGGAGAGAAATTGAGGAAGCTTGACGGCAATGGAGGATTTGAGCTTCCGAGCGAAAGGCGATTTCCTGTGGAGCTTGAAGGTCTTAGGGTTCGCCGAGAAAATATCCATCGGAGATTGTCGTAGTTCCGTTAGGATCGCTCTCGCTCTCTCTGATCAATACTTTTGACGGCCCATATACCACTCGAGTAAGAAGGAGCCACTGAAGCATATTATACCAGAAAACTAATGAATGTGCTTGATTTCataaagattaatttttttacaataaaaatatgttttttcgttaaaataaagtttttcattaaaattttccattatACAAGCATTCCCAACATTTTGAAacgtcaaaatttttttttcctttagtgTTTTGGTTTTATAGGTTCATAGTGACGTTATCTTCACTATAACTGaatcattattttaaaaaaattattatacacTCCAAATTGGACGAGTTCAGGTCGAAAATTAAAGTACCATTACGGCCCTACCCCGATAACCATACCGAAAAATTCCCCAAGCACGTCTCCATCCCAGCTTGTTATCCCTCAACCCAACTCATTAAAAGACAAAACTCCACAAAACCACATCAGGATGCATATGCATAGTCCTACAATCTTATTGCAGAATTGAACTTTCTTGTCGACACCTCTAATTCAGTGAACAAGGAAAAAGTTAACTCAAGAATTAAACTTGATTTTCTTAATTCCTTTCTCCCTTTATACACATTTCCTTTCGGGCTAACTACGGTTTATACCATTCAGGTTTGTGGTGATTTTCAAACTAGGCTAAAAGGTTCTAATTTTCTCACATTGCACCATGAGATTTTGAAATTATGTCATTTTACACATTTTATCTCTTTGAAGATCTAAACTTCTATTAAATTGATGAGTTGTCTGTGTCAATATGAGGTAAATGTGGCTTACACATAGCCCATATAATGATTTCAAACTCATCATGTCATCAATTTATTGATGGATTAAACAATCAATTCGACCAAAGACATACATTGATACAATTGGGACACATTGAAatgcaaaataagaaaattaaaacttcaCGGCCTATTTTAAAAATTACCTCAAATTTAAAGAGTGTAAAATGGATTTCGCCACTTTAATATTTGAATTTGGCGAGGGAAAATAGAAATCAGTATAATAGTCATTAATTCCCTAACCAGATAGATATTTCTTAGTGGTAATCAGTAAGTGTTGTTTTGTTTCCACATCATGCAAATTCGCATAAATTTATTTTAGAGTAAATTACAACTtcatacaatatttttaaaacattttaatctcATACATTAGttatcatttcatttcaatttcataccacCGTTAAAAATTCTGTTAATTTAACCGTAAAATGATAATAGGATAATAGTGAGTCCCACATTTTTGCTTATGTGGCCGACAACTTCTGCCATGTGGCAgacaactaaaaaaatatttaactaataaaaaataatttttttgtataattaaaaacttgaaaaatagaaagaaaaaattaataaaatcccTAAAACCTCTCCAGTTCCACGCCCTCTGTTCTCACCCAGGACACCCCCGCCGTCGTCCTCTCCACTTGCGCCATTCTCTCGGACCCCACCACCGGATTCTCCCTCCGTAACACCTTATTCAACAACGCCGTCCTCGATTACAGCGTTGCCTACTTTCTCACGATCTTCTCCATTACTTCGTCTCCCTCCCCAATGACATCCTTTCCATCGACCACCACCTCGCACGGCACATTCGCCATCTCTCCCTCCTGATTCTCTCCGAGGTCCCAGCCTTTGCCATACATGTGGACGCTCGGCGACGCCGCCGCTTGCAAGCCCAAACCTCAAGCCTTCTTCTGCCATAGCTCGATTGTGAGAGGATCTGAGCTCTTCACCGCTTAAATATCCATATCAGGTGCTCTCTCCCATGGTGAATTAGATTGCCCGTCTGGGTCTTCTCCATCTCCCTTAAAACCTGCAATTCCAACTCGTCCCAGTCCCACATGGGTCAAATTCATGGAGAATCGGGAAGGGGCTGCGATTTGGGTGGCGGTGGGGTTGTGCTCAATTTCACCCCCAGACACCGCCACCTTCTTCGCCGAAGCGCTGGCCCATCAATATTCCGAGTATTCCCTCAGTAGCCGATCGACGACTTCTCCGATATGCTGCAGATGCACATCTACGAAACCTGCcctcagatttttttttttattaaataaaatattaattgttTGTGCATGTGCTACAAATTGGCAGCCATATCAGCACAAATATAGAACTTATTATTATTACGTCATCATTTAACTGCTAATTTAGAGCAATTCCACTTCTAAAGATTTTGCGCCAGCCTCCAGCGTATTTATATAAATCCCAATGAACGGTAATAGACCAAGAGCATTTCTAtccctaacaaaaaaaaaaacctaatgaattttattaaaatattattattatttattataaaataataaaataataattgtattaaaaaaaaaaagataagtcACCTTTCCACTAACCCTCTCTACTCTTCCTCTACATCCCAaccgattctctctctctctctgtcttttctctccctctctctttttcaGCTCATTCCCGTGAGCTCTACTTCTCATTCCTCTTCAAAAccttcaacaaatcaaacacaaaatattatttttgtaatccCTGGAGCTCAAGGAACCCAACCATGGCCTTGCATGCGGCATCGATGCATGGTGCGAATCCTACCATTGAAGCCGAGAGCTTGAGCTCTCAATCTCTAACCCAGGTGATGTTTCTATCACTCTATTGTGTTCTTGAGCTTTAAATCCTGTTGTGTTGCAATTTTTGTGGTTAATTTGAGGGCTTAATTTCCTGCATGTGATTCCGACAAAGGAAAACGGACAACTCCGACGAGTTCAAGGTCCAATCTCGGTGAAATCTCTTGCATTTCACCtgggtaagttctcaatcctatTCTTATGATTGCTAACATATAAATCGTGTTGGAAACCTTTGTGTTGATGCAAACTTGCTGTCAGTGCATTTTTTTCCAGATTTTCCGTCAAACTCGGGCCATCATTTTCAGGCCATTTGCCTTTTCCCTCCGTCGCTCCATCCATCCCTGACATCACCACGACGTCATACGGGCCGGTCCCAAGGTCTGTCAATTTTGGGCTGGCCTGGAGACTAGCTTGGGTTGGGTGCCAGGCAATCCCGTGGGCTGGAGAGACTTCCCTAGGTGCCGGCCTATCCCACCCccggtggaagtgctcttaacaaaatttttaatggttgcatgaaattgaaatgaaaagataactaatgtatgatattgaaatgttttaaagatattgtacgAGGTAGCAATTGCACCTAAACCTGATAGGATAAAATATAATTAccactttattttatttttgttacatTGCAGGGGATCAAACGCCTCTGAACTTATTGTAATTATATTTATACTCCCCCACCACATTACCGTCACCCTAACGCTCATGATGTATAGGGTTTGGTCCTCCTGGTGTCTGTATAAGAGAAAAATCCAATTCTacgttgggataatgcaaaagACGTTTATAGCCCGATAAGGGGTGTTGTTTGTGCAGAAGACGTTTATCACCCGATACGACATGTTGTTTGTGGATGGCTTGGTCCTGGCGGTGCAATTGGTGCTCTTCAACTACACGCCGTCCATAGCAACCTGTAGATAACACCCAAATAATGCTCATTACGAAGATGACCAACATGAGCATCAAATCAATGTGTAGGACATTACAGTAATTACAATGAAgctgggggtgggggtgggtgggtaattaacaaaaaattgataTGGTCAATATATATACCTGATGAGCTTAGAAGAATTAAAGCAATGCAAAAAAGACATCCAAAGTTGATGGAAGCCATACTGTAAGGGGCAGAACCAGAAAATTCTCAATGGTATATGAAATGATGAATCACCCTAGagaatgtatgtatgtatttatattTACACTTATAGGAATAAATGGAAATTATGTGTGTCCTAGATCTGCTTAGTTCGCTACCaaatcctagcatcaaattcaaataGAAATCAATAAAATATGTTTCTTTTAATTGCTGTTTGTTGTCCCTTCGGGGACATCTGATAAAATTGGAATGACACAAGGAATTGCTGATTTGTTACTTATAATATAAGTTTATAGATCACCTAAATATGCTTAGTTGGGTGCTAAATCGTAGCACCAAATTGAAATAGAAATCAATAAAATACGTTTCTTTTAATTGTTGATTTGTTGCTAATAGTAAAAGTTTTTTTCTCATTACAATAATATGACATTGAGAAAATAGGATCACAGTCATTTGCATTTTTCATTTCTAGAAAATTTagcaaatttgcaaatcaactcattttttttctcattttactCAAATAATACAGTAAAATTTCTCTAAAGTTATAAAATTGGGTCCAAATCAACCAATTTTATAACTTTagaaataatcaaaataatggatgatggacaatctcaaggatcatttctattgattttcaatctcaagaaccaaaatgatgtgttatgcaaatctcaagaaccattttggttaaaaaaacttattttaaattgttttcctgTAATTAAACATTTGATGAAATATGCAGGATTATATCTAGTAATTGTTAGATTAATTCTCGTATGAAATAAGTACAAATAGACACCTTGATCAGTTGGCCTAACGATACTTGATAGAAGATGTCTCAAATTGGACTTACatagatgtgaaaaaaataacatatatgTTCAGAGTCATATACTACACTAAGTTGTGGTTTGTCGTACCATCTGATATAGCTAGTACACCTCAACTGATAAGCTATGATTTTTATTCAGGCATCGGTGCAACCTTGCAACTGCCCCCAATATTTCGAGGCAATACTTGTTGCGGTTGGGGAACTGTGCGCAATGACTATGTATAGTCCCACCAAAACTAAACGTTCTTTCTGCTGCATGACCTGcacatttaatatataaatgaaGAGGTAATTAGATTCAACCCCTCaaattctatattttttaattaaaagggatgtattcaattgagaatttgagagattttaataaatttataaattcatggatTTATATGGAATTTagttgatttgtagagattccatataaaattttgattcaattcattCGAAATCTCATGGGAAGATGTGAGATTtatggatgcttaaaatacattacgaaatctctcaaattccctttaattccttaattttctcaaattctttaaaatcaatttctaattgaatacacctgaaatgttataaatttctttaaaatcctaattgaatacactcggATTGctaagaattttaataaattatcctaaaattctaattgaatacaccttgaatttcagagaatcattcaaaattctgattgaatagccctagattcattaaaagaattaaaacccctcaaaatctcaattgaatacacctcctTAAATATTGGTtggcttttaatttttttttattaaaacgcTCTAAAATTAAACCATGTTCTTTTCTTAGTTTCCGActcaatattttatataaatttaaacacAATAAAAGTTGTATCATTATTAAAGCTGAGATCTAGAGTCCATAAATTAATATGAATTGTTTTCTaagatttgaattttatttttattttattttatttttagaaacgCGAACTAAATCCATTTCATAGAAAAAGATCTAGTCCTTCtcctgttttttttcttcaaataaatGAGTCATTATTTCAGTAATTAATACtagtatgaacacatttttttagaaaatgagaaagagagagagagagagagaaagagagaatgttgggggggggagtgggaggtttttttttttttatttttttattttttttttattattattattatttttatatattggaggtattttaacattacatgtagatgaggctttgataaaaaaaaaggtaaaatttggacctgtgaaattacattattgcccatcattttttttgtgtgatagaagactaagtaatattttcaccatcttttgattgacaaagagggtttcattaattaatagagatattAAAAATTGATAGAATATATTACCATCAAGTTTCTTTATTTCTTCCATCTCCTCTATAAAAGTCACAACATCATATCCTCTAGCCGCTATCCAAAAGTTACTTCAAAGCAGTAACTGAGAGTTATTTTTTCTATTATTGCTATAAATGTGTGTACAACAATGTCTATGTGGAGAGTGGAAATATGTTTAGAACCGCTTCAATAACACCCTTGGAATATAACACAACTTTGTCAGCAAAATTTCTTTAGTTGaagttagtaaaaaaaaaaaaagcaaaataataataagaatatcGCTTTTTTGTCTATCTATGTCCATGGAATGTTGTCTACGTTGTAACTACCCATCATTGTTTTCAAGTGAATTATGAAGAATGTCTAGCATCATAGCACTCTAATGCAACAACTACCATAGCTATGGGAAACACCACAAAACTACTATCTAAACTAACTTATGTTAATAGATCGCCTCCAAAAGGCCATTTCAAGAAGCATCCATTATGGGACCATTATTTTCTAGGGCCAAAGTAAGGTTGATTTGAACATAGATACCTCAGAAGTCAAGTCAGGGACTCAACATCTCTTAGTAGAGCTGGATCAAACAGAGCAGCGGTGCCACCATCACTCTGTTATGGGGCAATAAGACCTGAACAAATGGAGTAATGGTGCCACCACCACTTCGTTgggatgaccatgcttgttccacAAGACACGGGACCTGATCTGGTTGTGGAATCAGCCAGATCCTTTATAACTAagtcttggagttcctacaatctaggaattggcGTGCACCACAAGTAACCACAACTCCTAAGAGGGTGCAATTTCTACCTCTACATCTCCTCCAGGATTATCTCAGTTTAGGACATTGATTTTATCCCAAAAAGGTCTCTCTCTTGGTTGGTATAAATACACCAATCTAGGGTTTGTTTCTGGTAAAGCAATTTATGCACTCTAATTCTCTTGCCCACCACTTGAGTCTTATatttgcttactaacttgattGTCGGAGAGCTTTTGGCCGCCACACCTTCCCCCATCTTAGGCTTGCTCACAGTTGCTTGCTTTTTCACACGTTACTCAGATTTGTGCATCTCCACCACTAACGGCTGTGcacgaatttggttccaacacaattagtgctttcattgagagtatGATTGCTGAAGAATTGGTGCATTGCCACCACCACAAGCATGACTGCTGAAGGAAGCTCTGTTGACTCCAATGTTAATCCCACCATGGGAGACAACCCATTTTTCGATGCATCCGCTATCCCAAAGGTGGATAACCCGCTACTTACACCTCCGCCACTTCTGGAGCAAGTAATTAACAGCCCACGGGAGACGACAACCACGCCTGGAAACAATAAAGGTCCGATCAACAGGCCCCCTCTTTCCATGGATGAGATTTGGGATACCTTAATGAATATTAACACCTTTATTGACAATGCTGCAAAAAAACCAAATGGATGCTCGAGTTGAGAGCCACTACAACTTCGTGGACATCGAAAATCAAATGAAGAACTTGGAGAATTCGAGCTAGACTACACCTCAAACTGAGATTTCCGTTTTCGGTTACATAAGCATCATAACCTTTGAAGGGGAAACGATCGTATCAATCGCTGCTCTAACTCTAATAGAAATCGCTTATCCAAGTAGAAGTCGCTTCTAGAAGCAGGCTCTGAACCCCACAAGACTCCCCTCAACTAGCACATCACAATAACACTGCCAACTTTCCAAGTTAAACTGTATATGCTCGAAACCATCGCAAAGATATGGATGTCaaatttatgtaaaattttgCAGAACGCAATTATGAGCTACGTGGAGAACGTTTCATCATTTTACCACTCATAGAGCAAGCTGGAATATCTCTGCAGAATTCCTTAAGTTCTTCATCCAAATTCATAtcaaataacatacaaccagtTGCAACAACTTATGAGTCTAGGATACATGCAGTCATGATCAAGTTAACGACTAATCTAAGGGTTCAACCAATTCAAGTCCGCTCCGATGAGCTAAAAACAAAAGACAACCGCAAAGCACTGCGTGAGAACTCCCAAATTGTCCTCCTCCACTACTAGCTTGTAATGGAAAAGATGAGTGTAGCGGAGAAGAGTGCTtcattggatgtgtgggcacatgaGAATGATAGGATTAAGAACGAAGATATTCAAGGTAAAGTAAGAGTAGCCGTAATTGAagataaaataagagaaaatcggttaaggtGATTTGGGCATGTGAAGGAAGACTTGAAAAGATACTCTAAGACAaggagtacttggagctaacaaAATACTTGGTGCAAAACCGCGTGCAGTGATGTTCTATGATTCATATAGCCAATCCCACTTaatgaaataagatttttgttgttgatgttgtttgTTGTTGAGGTCTAAGAGAAAGGGACTTACTTGTTCATATGTATACCCATAATATACTTGAGATACCTAAGTGCTGTTAGAAAAGGTTTCGATACCAGAATTTAGAAGTAATGAATGTTAGAAAA encodes:
- the LOC137708602 gene encoding uncharacterized protein; translated protein: MDIFSANPKTFKLHRKSPFARKLKSSIAVKLPQFLSEYTDDVLAEYITVLVCNGKHQYQAKEDLEAFLGDVTVDFVSWLWNLMLEYAGQSSADTGLLNADEVATVSYQESKRCKGASTDRCAEFQNHSTRHADELLMKDDKSYHMSTCDPVSCEDVKLAKGFQSVPFSEVNTKKTLSRACRNEILKGPIATDNTNCELVRRTRCINKINQILKHESSELPKELLHLPKREAESKVTQYVISGRPCPKEICGSNPLESSLSPRLIGTGFVHSKKPRGSVWDRLGKPCEDIFVGHKNVNFYGVGRKTQDGGVHNQPPLMPLKSNPEVPALGTRSYRHPVETRKLDHGGSAMGEPHSANNIGRKRLFGEIRAGLGTGSASLVHERNIDPQYKDISQDFKKSKLTKNGSRTTQKLASEVLEVKERLHQIEMEMSKLQSKQVVKVNRLSKSDILKDSENNTEIESRTVLVTNVHFSATREALSSFFAKCGGVFNVVILTDIVTAKPQGSAYVTFDSKESVDKALALSGTMFYSRIVKVLRIREAASAASAPNQISAKTFHAHVPDGNKNAIPKTPRFGSSSLQWRREPRTDPSEPSAAAPKHLSDSDKEGNASSTEPAAGT